From Anopheles funestus chromosome 3RL, idAnoFuneDA-416_04, whole genome shotgun sequence, a single genomic window includes:
- the LOC125771700 gene encoding adenosine 3'-phospho 5'-phosphosulfate transporter 2 produces MTGAKSEVIYLGDKDLNRSRNNRDQSPERQIKVLFFDLTHYNRTTQFLLCCAGVFVLYLVYGYMQELIFTLDGFRPYGWYLTLVQFAYYTAFGYIERSLEKTTVPRCIPMRTYALLAFLTLGTMGLSNSSVGYLNYPTQVIFKCCKLIPVLVGSVLIQGKKHGPMDFFAAFAMCLGLILFTLADSQVQPDFNSFGVFLISMALLCDAAIGNVQEKAMREHRAPNNEVVIYSYGIGFVYLAVIMLLSGHLVKGVVFCAQHPMKTYGYAFLFSLTGYLGIQIVLTLVRTCGAPLAATITTARKAVTIALSFVFFSKPFTIQYLWSGLIVVFGIYLNVYSKRSKLTFADLGRMLNKVFRRISRQPTKDGTKTSLLEV; encoded by the exons ATGACCGGTGCAAAGAGTGAGGTGATTTATCTCGGCGACAAGGACCTTAACCGTAGCCGGAACAACCGCGATCAGTCACCGGAAAGGCAGATCAAGGTGTTGTTTTTCGACCTAACACACTACAATCGAACCACTCAGTTCCTGCTGTGCTGTGCCGGCGTGTTTGTCCTGTACCTGGTGTATGGGTATATGCAGGAATTAATCTTCACCCTGGATGGATTCCGCCCGTACGGATGGTATTTAACGTTGGTCCAGTTCGCTTACTATACCGCATTTGGGTACATCGAACGATCGCTGGAGAAAACGACCGTCCCACGGTGTATTCCGATGCGAACGTACGCACTGTTAGCGTTTCTAACCCTCGGTACGATGGGACTGTCCAACTCGAGCGTTGGCTACCTAAACTATCCGACGCAGGTTATCTTCAAATGCTGCAAACTGATACCGGTGCTGGTGGGAAGCGTGTTGATTCAGGGCAAAAAGCACGGCCCGATGGATTTCTTTGCCGCGTTTGCCATGTGCCTTGGGTTGATCTTGTTCACGCTGGCCGACTCGCAGGTGCAGCCCGATTTTAACAGCTTCGGCGTATTTCTGATCTCGATGGCACTGCTGTGCGATGCAGCAATTGGAAATGTGCAGGAGAAAGCGATGCGCGAACACCGGGCACCGAACAATGAGGTTGTCATCTACTCGTACGGCATTGGTTTTGTGTATCTGGCTGTGATAATGCTTCTGTCCGGGCATCTCGTAAAGGGGGTCGTGTTCTGCGCCCAGCATCCGATGAAAACGTACGGCTATGCGTTTCTGTTCAGCTTAACCGGATATCTGGGTATACAGATTGTACTGACGCTCGTACGGACATGCGGTGCACCGTTGGCCGCAACGATTACGACAGCGCGGAAAGCTGTTACGATAGCTTTGTCATTCGTGTTCTTCAGCAAACCATTCACCATTCA atATCTCTGGTCCGGATTGATTGTTGTGTTCGGGATCTATTTGAACGTGTACAGTAAACGCAGCAAACTTACGTTTGCTGATTTGGGCCGGATGCTCAACAAGGTTTTCCGAAGGATATCACGACAGCCGACGAAGGACGGTACGAAAACGTCACTGCTGGAAGTGTGA